A single genomic interval of Chloracidobacterium validum harbors:
- a CDS encoding FmdB family zinc ribbon protein, producing the protein MPIYEYVCGDCGAQTEAIQKLSDTPLTTCSVCGNDALNRVVSAPSFTFKGSGWYITDYSAKGRQEKPSTSSQREESPAEAKAGKTGAGDTTVTSNAKPSTQAA; encoded by the coding sequence ATGCCGATCTATGAGTATGTGTGTGGAGATTGCGGTGCGCAGACTGAAGCCATTCAGAAGCTTTCCGATACGCCGCTCACGACTTGTTCAGTGTGTGGCAACGATGCTCTCAACCGCGTGGTCTCGGCGCCGAGTTTCACCTTCAAAGGTTCTGGGTGGTACATTACCGACTACAGCGCCAAAGGCCGCCAAGAGAAACCATCCACATCATCCCAGCGTGAGGAAAGTCCCGCTGAGGCAAAGGCTGGTAAAACTGGCGCTGGCGACACAACCGTGACCTCCAATGCCAAACCATCAACCCAAGCTGCGTAA
- a CDS encoding peptidylprolyl isomerase: MPNHQPKLRKFSFPRSTTRYTIRLLPLVSVLLIGAASLTACRPSPAQSVAVIKTEFGNIVFEFFPDVAPKHTAQIQGLIRSGFYDGTAFHRVEPGSLIQGGDPNSKTAREDTWGLGRPDLPKIPAEFSALKHVRGTVSAARVGSDKNSATTQFFICCRAHPEWDNQYSIFGRVIAGMNVVDIIANAPTVEGTTRPKQKITMLSVTLEPRSNYPPTPPQP, translated from the coding sequence ATGCCAAACCATCAACCCAAGCTGCGTAAGTTTTCGTTTCCACGGTCAACAACCCGTTACACGATCCGACTACTCCCGCTGGTGAGTGTGCTGCTCATTGGGGCTGCATCACTCACCGCTTGTCGTCCATCACCGGCCCAATCAGTGGCCGTCATCAAAACTGAGTTCGGCAACATCGTTTTCGAGTTTTTTCCCGATGTGGCTCCAAAACATACGGCCCAGATTCAAGGACTCATTCGGAGTGGTTTTTACGATGGGACGGCCTTTCATCGCGTCGAGCCGGGAAGCCTCATTCAAGGCGGCGACCCAAATTCCAAAACCGCGCGTGAGGACACCTGGGGACTGGGACGACCAGACCTCCCCAAAATTCCGGCTGAGTTCAGCGCCCTCAAGCATGTGCGCGGGACGGTGTCGGCCGCCCGGGTTGGTAGCGACAAAAACAGCGCCACGACGCAATTCTTTATCTGCTGTCGGGCGCATCCCGAATGGGACAACCAGTATAGTATTTTTGGTCGGGTGATTGCAGGAATGAATGTCGTGGATATTATTGCCAATGCGCCAACCGTTGAGGGAACGACCCGTCCGAAGCAAAAAATCACTATGCTGTCGGTCACGCTTGAACCACGGAGCAACTATCCGCCAACGCCGCCGCAACCCTAA
- the rlmB gene encoding 23S rRNA (guanosine(2251)-2'-O)-methyltransferase RlmB, whose amino-acid sequence MSVIYGVSPVLEALRSGRRRVREVLVARGGKPNRLDELRALTRQAGVPLVEVDRVRLDTVTHRANHQGVAAFVAPVEYADLEDVLASATDKPLFVVLDQVEDPHNLGAVIRTAECAGARAVIIPEHHAAGLTDTVVKASAGATEYLPVARVVNLATALDALRRRDIWIVGVERDGERPYTAWDFTLPTAIVLGSEGKGMRRLVRERCDLVVSLPLLGQITSLNVSVAAGVVLYEAVRQRHLAPA is encoded by the coding sequence ATGTCGGTTATCTATGGCGTATCACCAGTCCTTGAGGCGCTACGTAGCGGGCGGCGGCGCGTGCGCGAAGTGCTGGTTGCGCGCGGCGGCAAGCCAAACCGTCTGGACGAACTGCGCGCGCTGACGCGCCAAGCCGGTGTGCCGCTAGTCGAAGTTGATCGGGTTCGGCTCGACACTGTCACCCACCGGGCCAATCACCAGGGCGTGGCGGCCTTTGTCGCGCCGGTCGAATATGCCGATTTGGAAGACGTACTTGCCAGCGCCACCGACAAGCCCCTGTTTGTGGTGCTTGACCAAGTCGAAGACCCCCACAACCTGGGAGCCGTCATCCGTACGGCGGAGTGTGCCGGAGCGCGCGCCGTCATCATCCCGGAACACCACGCCGCCGGACTGACGGATACCGTTGTCAAGGCTTCAGCGGGCGCAACGGAATACCTGCCAGTGGCGCGTGTCGTCAACTTGGCAACGGCGCTGGATGCGCTCCGCCGGCGCGACATCTGGATTGTCGGCGTCGAGCGCGATGGAGAACGCCCTTACACAGCCTGGGACTTCACGCTGCCAACCGCCATCGTGCTGGGTAGCGAAGGGAAGGGCATGCGCCGACTCGTACGGGAGCGCTGCGACCTGGTCGTTTCGCTCCCACTGCTTGGGCAGATTACGTCGCTGAATGTGTCGGTGGCCGCAGGCGTGGTGCTTTACGAAGCCGTTCGGCAGCGCCATCTCGCGCCAGCCTGA
- a CDS encoding cytochrome D1 domain-containing protein has protein sequence MACSSSQPVLPAVAAPPPNPTAPKRAETPKSAGGTVAGLKLVKKMTVPAGPKSLRVLPDGKRVMTCNLYGYQVTFIDAKTYEILKKVPVGGEPVECTFTKGGKYAWVSLYGSERVGVTSFVVVIDTETYQIVARIPAGRVPKVVAESPDGKWVYAANWLSESITVMDAEKLTKVKDVPVGRVPRGICFAPDGKLAYVCIMGGHSLAVIDVENGHQKIRDIETGYNPRHVCVSQDGKLLYVALNASGTLIKIDRASETIIGRAKTGTQARSTSLSVDDRYAFVCNYEDNNLGVVDLEQMKQLFTVKTDVHPIGVTTMPDGKHVWVSNYRPSTVYVFEIEYAGEPAGGS, from the coding sequence ATGGCCTGTTCTTCCAGCCAGCCCGTTTTGCCGGCGGTAGCAGCGCCGCCCCCGAATCCCACAGCGCCCAAAAGGGCCGAAACGCCGAAGTCCGCCGGCGGAACCGTTGCCGGACTCAAGCTCGTCAAGAAAATGACCGTCCCGGCCGGGCCGAAGTCCCTGCGGGTGCTACCTGATGGCAAGCGGGTCATGACGTGCAATTTGTATGGCTACCAAGTGACGTTCATTGATGCCAAGACCTATGAGATTCTCAAGAAAGTGCCGGTTGGGGGTGAACCGGTTGAGTGTACCTTTACCAAGGGCGGCAAATACGCCTGGGTCTCGCTGTATGGCAGTGAGCGGGTCGGGGTTACGAGTTTTGTCGTGGTGATTGACACCGAGACGTACCAAATCGTGGCCCGCATCCCGGCTGGGCGGGTTCCGAAAGTGGTCGCCGAAAGCCCGGACGGCAAGTGGGTTTATGCGGCGAACTGGCTCTCTGAGTCCATCACGGTCATGGACGCCGAGAAACTCACCAAAGTCAAGGATGTGCCGGTTGGACGGGTGCCGCGTGGCATTTGCTTTGCCCCGGATGGCAAGCTGGCCTATGTCTGCATCATGGGCGGACATAGTTTGGCTGTGATTGATGTCGAAAACGGTCATCAGAAAATCCGCGACATTGAAACCGGCTACAATCCGCGCCACGTGTGCGTCTCGCAGGATGGCAAGCTGCTCTATGTGGCGCTCAACGCCTCTGGGACGCTCATCAAGATTGATCGGGCGAGCGAGACGATTATTGGACGCGCCAAGACCGGCACGCAGGCGCGGTCAACGTCCCTTTCCGTAGATGACCGCTATGCGTTCGTCTGCAACTACGAGGACAATAACCTGGGCGTTGTTGACTTAGAGCAGATGAAACAACTTTTTACGGTCAAAACTGACGTGCACCCGATTGGCGTGACGACCATGCCGGATGGCAAGCACGTCTGGGTCTCGAACTACCGTCCGAGTACGGTGTACGTGTTTGAGATTGAGTATGCCGGTGAGCCGGCAGGCGGGAGCTAG
- a CDS encoding EcoRV family type II restriction endonuclease encodes MPLKQLLACLSESKWYNTVMDKNNFLAALQEEAKAFNSAVSTQGGDWIIKGFIDIARNIYTISVDTKVISKIMELLLFPKLAHFAEKHGFKMVLPEQQNFYPDISFVDDDGRRFALDLKSTYRIDSNRVNGMTLGAFTGYFRERDSKKNVTFPYGSYRGHFVLGMIYSKVDDLIDERRRYTIDELENITSVIRDFQFFAQEKYCIASDHPGSGNTKNIGSVTEIDKLVSGSGPFASLGENVFDDYWVYYLTKDMARAAELKQPPYTNLRSYSKYKGLAK; translated from the coding sequence ATGCCGTTGAAGCAATTGTTGGCCTGCCTTTCTGAATCCAAGTGGTATAATACAGTGATGGATAAAAACAATTTTCTGGCCGCACTTCAAGAGGAAGCGAAAGCGTTTAATTCAGCAGTGTCCACTCAAGGCGGCGACTGGATTATCAAGGGGTTTATCGATATAGCTAGGAATATTTACACTATTTCAGTGGACACAAAAGTTATCTCAAAAATCATGGAGCTTTTGCTGTTCCCGAAACTTGCGCATTTCGCCGAAAAACATGGTTTCAAAATGGTCTTACCAGAACAGCAGAACTTCTATCCAGATATAAGTTTTGTGGACGATGACGGCCGTCGTTTTGCGCTTGACTTGAAAAGCACTTATAGAATTGATAGCAACCGTGTGAATGGTATGACACTTGGGGCCTTTACCGGATATTTCCGGGAAAGAGATAGCAAAAAAAACGTAACCTTTCCGTACGGTTCCTATAGAGGTCATTTTGTTCTGGGCATGATTTACTCAAAGGTAGATGATTTGATTGATGAGCGAAGAAGATATACTATTGATGAACTTGAAAACATTACATCCGTTATCAGAGATTTTCAGTTCTTTGCTCAAGAAAAATACTGCATTGCATCTGACCATCCAGGAAGTGGTAACACCAAGAATATTGGTTCAGTTACAGAGATTGATAAACTTGTGAGTGGCTCTGGACCATTCGCCTCATTAGGTGAAAATGTTTTCGATGACTACTGGGTATATTACTTGACCAAAGATATGGCAAGAGCAGCGGAACTTAAGCAACCGCCTTACACCAATTTGCGTAGTTATTCCAAATACAAAGGTCTGGCAAAGTGA
- a CDS encoding DNA adenine methylase: protein MIIQGLPRTVKQVIVPPIKCQGIKTKLVKFILSNISWNGKGRWIEPFLGSGAVLFNVQPERALLNDVNPHIIRLYQMIYDGSLSPEQVRLYLTTEGKKLLSNGEDHYYLIRECFNRTRNPLDFIFLNRSCFNGVMRFNSKGEFNVPFCRKPDRFRQSYITKIVNQISQVRRIMQGKEWVFFTGDWREVLSNVDVDDFVYLDPPYIGRHTDYYQEWSEDDAEDLARVVRNLPCGFALSMWKENKYRLNQHIEFYWNGLIERTFTHFYHVGSTENLRNSMEEALLIKHGYETVLIETTKSDKPIQLEFALHEQAG from the coding sequence GTGATTATCCAAGGTCTACCACGCACAGTAAAACAAGTTATTGTCCCCCCGATAAAGTGTCAGGGGATTAAAACTAAACTTGTTAAGTTTATCTTGAGCAACATTTCCTGGAACGGCAAAGGGCGGTGGATAGAACCGTTCCTTGGATCAGGCGCAGTATTGTTCAATGTTCAGCCAGAGCGCGCATTACTTAATGATGTTAATCCTCATATCATCAGGCTATACCAGATGATTTATGATGGAAGTTTGTCGCCTGAACAAGTTAGGTTATACTTGACCACGGAAGGTAAAAAATTATTATCAAATGGCGAAGACCATTATTATTTAATCAGAGAATGTTTCAATAGAACTAGGAATCCTTTAGATTTTATTTTCCTCAACAGGTCATGCTTCAATGGAGTCATGCGTTTTAACAGCAAAGGAGAATTCAATGTCCCGTTTTGTCGTAAGCCGGATCGCTTTCGTCAATCCTATATAACCAAGATAGTAAATCAAATCTCTCAGGTACGCAGAATAATGCAAGGCAAAGAGTGGGTGTTTTTCACTGGAGACTGGCGCGAAGTCCTTAGCAATGTAGATGTAGACGATTTTGTTTATCTTGACCCACCCTACATCGGCAGGCATACAGATTATTATCAAGAATGGTCAGAAGATGACGCAGAAGATTTAGCAAGAGTTGTTCGAAACTTACCATGTGGTTTCGCATTGTCTATGTGGAAGGAAAACAAGTATCGTCTTAATCAGCATATTGAATTTTACTGGAATGGATTGATAGAAAGAACCTTCACTCACTTTTATCATGTGGGCTCAACAGAAAATCTCAGAAACTCAATGGAAGAAGCTTTGTTGATAAAACATGGTTATGAGACGGTGCTTATTGAGACTACAAAATCCGATAAGCCCATCCAATTGGAATTTGCTTTACATGAGCAGGCAGGCTAA
- a CDS encoding DUF4912 domain-containing protein yields MANQPDEPVQPQSQEASEVAPPELVIGEADLEPTGDAPDSEPTVPAGDLEAVLLAGQGGASEPLLTTAVADVLAASPAIKETPTFLSAMPEGPSVEVDAPPQLAPLPEDYEADAIAALIQDPFRMFVYWEARPETVRSVEDLFSPEEVATFRPVLRVTERESETETYYPVLYQGSEWFSVFPDRTYVVEFGVHSPLFGFIRLMSAPEKKTPRGTVAPELPPQPEYRISQTRFRRTLEVSGFRADGAAVPRERLEEWFAPAVAEAIFTAGDGLPLAPDHVRRLPDSVRDVVAGVFEGDGGDLAAQALLHYLPALLRDTYLARLAARGVPIAFANVEQLLAAGYVVTDGQSEEEIIEELEWSDWIEDEETFDVPGLQRFGIGSSAGSELGSLRQRRRRRLPRRRVRRPEAARPVPQPVPQPVWLPSMERPGSLRLSGGGLGMLYFDLDAILRDLAAVEGFDLALLGG; encoded by the coding sequence ATGGCCAACCAACCTGATGAACCAGTCCAGCCCCAATCCCAAGAAGCATCCGAAGTCGCCCCGCCGGAGTTGGTGATTGGCGAAGCGGATCTTGAGCCAACCGGTGATGCGCCGGACAGCGAGCCAACCGTACCGGCCGGCGACCTGGAAGCGGTTTTGCTGGCCGGCCAGGGGGGCGCGTCCGAGCCGCTTCTGACGACAGCCGTCGCGGATGTGCTGGCGGCATCGCCAGCCATCAAGGAAACCCCGACGTTTCTTTCGGCCATGCCGGAAGGTCCGTCCGTCGAGGTTGACGCGCCCCCGCAGCTTGCGCCGCTGCCAGAGGACTATGAAGCAGATGCGATTGCCGCGTTGATTCAGGATCCATTTCGGATGTTCGTGTACTGGGAAGCGCGGCCGGAGACAGTGCGCTCGGTGGAAGACCTGTTTTCGCCGGAAGAAGTGGCGACGTTTCGCCCGGTGTTGCGGGTGACGGAGCGCGAAAGCGAAACCGAGACGTACTACCCGGTGCTGTATCAAGGCAGCGAATGGTTTAGCGTTTTTCCTGACCGGACTTACGTGGTTGAGTTTGGGGTACATTCGCCTCTGTTTGGCTTCATTCGGTTGATGTCAGCCCCGGAAAAGAAGACCCCGCGTGGGACGGTTGCGCCGGAACTCCCGCCGCAACCGGAGTATCGCATTTCGCAGACTCGCTTTCGCCGGACGCTGGAAGTGTCTGGCTTTCGCGCCGATGGGGCTGCCGTACCACGGGAGCGGCTGGAGGAGTGGTTTGCGCCGGCCGTTGCGGAAGCCATCTTTACGGCGGGCGATGGGTTGCCGCTCGCGCCGGATCACGTCCGACGGCTTCCCGATTCCGTCCGTGATGTGGTGGCGGGGGTGTTTGAGGGGGATGGTGGTGATTTGGCGGCGCAGGCATTGCTGCACTATTTGCCGGCGTTGCTGCGGGACACCTACCTAGCGCGGCTGGCCGCGCGGGGGGTGCCGATCGCGTTTGCAAACGTAGAGCAGTTGTTGGCTGCCGGTTATGTGGTCACGGACGGTCAATCGGAAGAGGAAATCATCGAGGAGCTTGAATGGAGCGACTGGATTGAGGACGAGGAGACGTTTGATGTGCCGGGATTGCAGCGGTTTGGGATTGGGAGTTCGGCCGGCAGCGAGTTAGGGAGCTTGCGGCAGCGGCGGCGGCGGCGGTTGCCGCGGCGGCGGGTACGGCGGCCGGAAGCGGCGCGGCCTGTTCCACAGCCGGTTCCGCAGCCGGTATGGCTGCCAAGCATGGAGCGTCCGGGGAGCTTGCGGTTGTCAGGCGGCGGACTGGGGATGCTGTACTTTGACCTGGACGCGATTCTCCGCGACCTGGCGGCCGTGGAGGGTTTTGATTTGGCACTGCTTGGAGGCTAG
- a CDS encoding penicillin acylase family protein yields the protein MTLPTYCAERFSRLPHRVLPLLLALCLCLATPLQPVAGQVSPRSPRAPGASIPETITLDGLTAPVIVLRDTRGVPYITAANETDLAFAQGFVTAGDRLWQMDLLRRTAAGELAELFGPVALDEDRLHRTYGFQQVCDATLAQMDAEERQHLEAYAAGVNAYLAQCDDQHLPIECRLLRYRPRPWQPADTLLIGKVFAESLSTTWPADLARASMAKANPNAYAMLTQHPTIVPEVLIVGSDEPPPPPAKRTKRQRRSQLSPGLAIEAERWLTAHRQSLARAGLWAEELAASNNWVVSGKRTTTGKPLLANDPHLDASAPGIWYMVNLAVPQYRVAGVTAPGIPGVLIGHNERIAWGCTNLAPDVQDLFYETFDPARPRFYQTPQGWREAEVRTEAIKVRRAIGAPEVDTVTHEVTVTRHGPILLERDGQRLALRWTALDITPHESRCYRRLGRATNWNEFCQALADYGGATQNFVYADVEGNIGYYGAGRIPRRKQGNGTLPVHGATDEGDWLGLIPFDELPHVFNPPTGIIVTANSRIAGRSYPHFLTTQWSPPYRARRIYDLLTAQPKVSAADCLRIQADVTALGALGFVRQVLQIAENDPEAANDAEWQATLQLFRQWNGELTPESQAGVWAALLADAVREQLLTAMFGAPPTETVSRVRRRELTDWRLVVFGGPELAYLLATQPTDWLPKGIPSYAALLRQAHQTARQRLAARLGNDPSQWTWGQWRPITFSHPLSQAPLIGRQFQTPTLAQFGGGRFILATPNVGEAVSMRFVADVSQWDATRLGLPLGQSGDPRSPHWSDQLESWKTCQPPVFPFGPTAIEKAAVGRLTLRPPAASTGSTAVH from the coding sequence ATGACATTGCCCACATATTGCGCCGAAAGATTTTCCCGCCTGCCACATCGCGTTTTGCCGCTGCTGCTTGCGCTATGCCTGTGCCTGGCGACGCCACTCCAGCCCGTTGCCGGCCAGGTGTCACCCCGCTCCCCACGCGCGCCTGGCGCGTCCATCCCGGAAACCATCACGCTCGACGGACTCACCGCTCCGGTCATCGTACTGCGCGATACCCGTGGCGTGCCCTACATTACCGCCGCCAACGAAACTGACCTTGCCTTTGCCCAAGGCTTTGTCACGGCCGGCGACCGGCTGTGGCAAATGGACCTCCTGCGCCGAACGGCCGCCGGCGAACTGGCCGAACTTTTCGGCCCAGTGGCGCTCGACGAAGACCGCCTGCACCGCACATACGGCTTCCAGCAGGTTTGCGACGCAACCCTAGCCCAGATGGACGCCGAAGAACGACAGCACCTGGAAGCCTATGCCGCCGGGGTCAATGCCTACTTGGCCCAGTGCGACGACCAGCACCTTCCCATCGAATGCCGGCTCTTGCGCTACCGACCGCGTCCCTGGCAACCGGCCGATACCCTGTTGATCGGCAAAGTCTTTGCGGAATCGCTCTCGACAACCTGGCCGGCCGACCTAGCGCGTGCAAGCATGGCCAAGGCCAATCCCAACGCCTACGCCATGCTCACTCAACACCCAACCATCGTGCCGGAAGTGCTCATTGTTGGCAGCGATGAACCACCTCCACCGCCCGCCAAACGAACAAAACGCCAACGGCGGTCGCAGCTTTCACCCGGACTGGCCATCGAAGCCGAACGCTGGCTGACTGCCCACCGGCAATCCCTAGCCCGAGCCGGGTTGTGGGCCGAAGAGCTTGCCGCCAGCAACAACTGGGTCGTTTCCGGGAAGCGGACAACCACCGGCAAACCGCTCCTGGCCAACGATCCCCACCTCGACGCCTCTGCGCCGGGCATTTGGTACATGGTCAATCTCGCGGTTCCCCAGTATCGCGTCGCCGGGGTCACGGCACCGGGCATTCCGGGCGTCCTCATCGGCCACAACGAACGCATTGCCTGGGGCTGTACCAACCTGGCACCGGACGTACAAGACCTATTCTACGAAACCTTCGATCCGGCCCGCCCGCGCTTCTACCAAACACCCCAAGGCTGGCGCGAAGCCGAAGTCCGCACCGAAGCAATCAAGGTTCGCCGCGCCATCGGCGCGCCAGAGGTAGATACGGTCACCCATGAGGTCACCGTCACCCGCCATGGACCTATCTTGCTCGAACGGGATGGGCAACGGCTTGCACTTCGGTGGACGGCGCTGGATATCACGCCACATGAGTCCCGCTGCTACCGGCGGCTGGGTCGCGCCACCAACTGGAACGAGTTTTGCCAAGCACTGGCCGATTATGGCGGCGCAACCCAAAACTTCGTCTATGCCGATGTGGAGGGCAACATTGGCTACTACGGCGCCGGACGCATTCCGCGCCGGAAACAGGGCAACGGGACGCTCCCGGTCCACGGCGCAACCGATGAAGGCGACTGGCTCGGACTGATTCCTTTCGATGAGCTTCCCCACGTTTTCAATCCGCCCACCGGGATCATCGTCACGGCCAACAGCCGTATCGCCGGGCGCAGCTATCCGCACTTCCTCACCACCCAGTGGTCGCCACCCTACCGCGCGCGCCGGATTTATGACCTGCTGACCGCGCAACCGAAGGTGTCAGCAGCCGACTGCCTGCGCATTCAGGCCGATGTCACCGCGCTTGGCGCGCTTGGCTTCGTCCGGCAAGTGCTCCAGATTGCCGAAAACGACCCGGAAGCGGCCAACGACGCTGAATGGCAAGCTACGCTCCAGCTTTTCCGCCAGTGGAACGGCGAACTCACGCCTGAATCGCAAGCTGGTGTCTGGGCGGCATTGCTGGCGGACGCGGTTCGGGAACAACTGCTGACAGCCATGTTTGGCGCGCCCCCAACGGAAACGGTTTCGCGCGTCCGGCGGCGTGAGCTGACTGACTGGCGGCTCGTCGTGTTTGGAGGGCCGGAGCTGGCCTACCTTCTGGCGACCCAGCCAACCGACTGGCTGCCCAAAGGCATACCAAGTTACGCTGCGCTCTTGCGCCAAGCGCACCAGACAGCGCGGCAGCGCCTGGCGGCGCGGCTAGGCAACGATCCCAGCCAGTGGACGTGGGGTCAATGGCGGCCGATTACCTTCTCGCACCCCCTATCGCAAGCCCCACTCATCGGACGCCAATTCCAAACCCCGACCCTGGCCCAGTTCGGCGGCGGACGCTTCATTTTGGCGACACCCAACGTCGGCGAAGCGGTCTCGATGCGCTTTGTTGCCGATGTGAGTCAGTGGGACGCCACCCGCCTGGGACTTCCACTCGGACAATCAGGCGACCCACGCAGCCCACACTGGAGCGATCAACTTGAGAGCTGGAAAACCTGCCAGCCACCGGTTTTCCCGTTCGGGCCGACCGCCATTGAAAAAGCTGCCGTCGGCCGGTTGACCCTGCGCCCACCGGCCGCAAGCACCGGTTCGACGGCCGTTCATTAG
- a CDS encoding thymidine phosphorylase — translation MPTTVEIIRRKRDGGEVSAADLSALVAGYTRGDIPDYQMAAFLMAAFWRGMTVAETRALTEAMLFSGAVVDFSHLPVAKVDKHSTGGVGDKTSLGVAPLVAAAGVAVPMISGRGLGHTGGTLDKLEAIPGFQTGLSLDTFRALVERLGVALIGQTPEIAPADKKLYALRDVTGTVESIPLITASIMSKKLAEGIDALVLDVKVGSGAFMKTQSDAQQLAASLTATGEAMGKRVVALLTDMNQPLGWAVGNALEVIEAQQFLRGEVTTGRFAELTFELAAHMLWLGGAAESVAAGHILARDVVASGQALAKWQTIIEAQGGDPRVAEDETRLPQAAHELVVRAPQSGTVTAMDTEAIGMAAVVLGAGRQTLASPIDPAVGFRMEVELGSPVAAGDALARIHYNDAGPVPEVERRLRAAVTIAVH, via the coding sequence ATGCCGACCACGGTTGAGATCATTCGTCGAAAGCGCGATGGCGGCGAAGTGTCGGCTGCCGACCTTTCGGCACTCGTTGCCGGCTACACGCGCGGCGATATTCCTGATTACCAGATGGCGGCCTTTTTGATGGCCGCCTTTTGGCGTGGGATGACCGTTGCTGAAACGCGCGCCCTGACAGAGGCTATGCTCTTTTCAGGCGCGGTTGTGGACTTTTCCCACTTGCCAGTTGCCAAAGTGGACAAGCACAGCACCGGTGGGGTCGGTGACAAAACCTCGTTGGGGGTGGCTCCGTTGGTTGCGGCGGCCGGGGTTGCCGTCCCAATGATTTCTGGGCGTGGCCTCGGTCACACCGGGGGGACGCTCGACAAACTCGAAGCCATTCCAGGGTTTCAGACCGGCCTCTCACTGGACACGTTTCGGGCGCTGGTGGAGCGCCTGGGGGTTGCCCTCATCGGACAAACGCCGGAGATTGCTCCGGCCGACAAAAAGCTCTATGCCCTGCGCGATGTGACGGGAACGGTGGAGTCCATTCCCTTGATTACGGCCAGCATCATGTCGAAAAAGCTGGCCGAAGGCATTGACGCCCTGGTGTTGGATGTCAAGGTCGGGAGCGGGGCCTTCATGAAGACCCAGTCCGACGCCCAGCAGTTGGCCGCCTCGCTGACGGCGACCGGCGAGGCGATGGGCAAGCGCGTCGTGGCGCTGTTGACCGATATGAATCAACCACTTGGCTGGGCCGTTGGCAACGCCCTGGAAGTCATCGAGGCCCAGCAGTTCCTGCGTGGCGAAGTGACGACCGGACGCTTTGCCGAGCTGACGTTTGAGCTTGCGGCGCACATGCTCTGGTTGGGTGGCGCGGCTGAGTCAGTCGCTGCCGGCCACATCCTGGCCCGCGACGTGGTGGCATCTGGCCAGGCACTGGCGAAATGGCAAACGATTATCGAGGCACAGGGGGGGGATCCGCGTGTAGCCGAAGATGAAACGCGGCTCCCACAGGCCGCGCACGAACTTGTCGTTCGCGCGCCGCAATCGGGCACGGTGACCGCCATGGACACCGAAGCCATTGGCATGGCCGCCGTCGTCCTCGGGGCAGGACGCCAAACGCTCGCCTCGCCCATCGATCCGGCGGTGGGTTTTCGCATGGAAGTTGAGCTGGGAAGCCCTGTTGCCGCCGGTGATGCGCTGGCGCGGATCCACTACAATGATGCCGGCCCGGTGCCGGAAGTTGAGCGCCGTTTGCGGGCGGCTGTCACCATCGCGGTGCACTAA